One segment of Nostoc flagelliforme CCNUN1 DNA contains the following:
- the ffh gene encoding signal recognition particle protein: MFDALSDRLEAAWKKLRGQDKISQSNIQDALREVRRALLEADVNLQVVKDFISEVEAKAQGAEVVTGVRPDQQFIKIVYDELVRVMGEENVPIAEAQEQPTIVLMAGLQGTGKTTATAKLALHLRKLDRSCLLVATDVYRPAAIDQLVTLGKQIDVPVFELGSDADPIEIARQGVERARAEGVNTVIIDTAGRLQIDEDMMAELARIKATVQPHETLLVVDAMTGQEAANLTRTFHEQIGITGAILTKMDGDSRGGAALSVRKISGAPIKFVGVGEKVEALQPFYPDRMASRILGMGDVLTLVEKAQEEFDLADAEKMQEKILSAKFDFTDFLKQLRMLKNMGSLGGFIKMIPGMNKLSDDQLKQGETQLKRCEAMINSMTRQERHDPDLLASSPSRRRRIAAGSGYRESDVTKLVGDFQKMRSLMQQMGQGGFPGMPGMFGGGGMGNAFAGAGNRPPAPGWRGYGGDATGTKKKKPKDKKKKGFGNL, translated from the coding sequence ATGTTTGATGCTCTATCTGACCGTTTAGAAGCCGCCTGGAAAAAACTGCGGGGACAGGACAAAATTTCTCAATCCAACATTCAAGATGCATTGCGCGAAGTGCGCCGCGCCTTGTTGGAAGCAGATGTCAATCTCCAGGTAGTCAAAGATTTTATTAGTGAAGTCGAAGCCAAGGCACAGGGAGCCGAGGTGGTTACTGGCGTGCGACCTGATCAACAGTTCATCAAAATTGTTTACGATGAATTGGTGCGGGTGATGGGAGAAGAAAATGTTCCCATCGCAGAAGCCCAGGAACAGCCTACTATAGTGCTAATGGCTGGGTTGCAAGGTACTGGTAAAACCACAGCTACCGCTAAGTTAGCCTTACATCTGAGAAAATTAGATCGTAGCTGTTTGTTGGTGGCGACAGACGTATATCGCCCAGCAGCGATCGACCAGCTGGTGACGTTAGGTAAGCAAATTGACGTACCAGTATTTGAACTAGGAAGCGATGCAGATCCCATAGAAATTGCTCGACAGGGCGTAGAACGCGCTAGGGCAGAAGGTGTAAATACAGTAATTATTGATACTGCTGGTCGTCTGCAAATTGACGAAGATATGATGGCGGAATTAGCCCGCATCAAAGCAACTGTCCAACCCCATGAAACTCTGTTGGTGGTGGACGCGATGACTGGTCAAGAGGCAGCCAATCTTACCCGTACCTTCCATGAGCAGATAGGAATTACTGGGGCGATTCTCACCAAGATGGATGGTGATAGCCGTGGTGGTGCAGCGCTGTCAGTGCGAAAGATTTCGGGAGCGCCAATTAAATTTGTGGGCGTGGGTGAGAAAGTCGAGGCACTGCAACCGTTTTATCCCGATCGCATGGCATCCCGAATTTTGGGAATGGGCGATGTGCTAACTCTAGTAGAAAAAGCCCAGGAAGAGTTCGATTTAGCAGACGCTGAGAAAATGCAGGAGAAAATCTTGTCAGCGAAGTTTGACTTTACTGACTTTCTCAAGCAGTTACGGATGCTAAAGAACATGGGTTCTCTGGGAGGCTTCATCAAGATGATTCCAGGGATGAATAAGCTCTCAGACGATCAGCTCAAGCAGGGAGAAACCCAGCTGAAACGCTGTGAGGCAATGATTAACTCCATGACTCGCCAAGAACGCCATGACCCCGATTTATTAGCCAGTTCTCCCAGTCGGCGGCGGCGGATTGCTGCTGGCTCCGGCTATAGAGAGTCAGATGTGACTAAACTGGTAGGTGATTTCCAAAAAATGCGATCGCTCATGCAGCAAATGGGTCAAGGTGGCTTCCCTGGAATGCCAGGAATGTTCGGCGGTGGCGGCATGGGCAACGCCTTCGCAGGCGCAGGCAATCGTCCCCCAGCCCCCGGATGGCGGGGTTACGGTGGTGATGCCACAGGTACGAAAAAGAAAAAACCCAAAGATAAAAAGAAAAAAGGCTTCGGTAATCTTTAG
- the rpsP gene encoding 30S ribosomal protein S16: MIKLRLKRFGKKREASYRIIAINNLARRDGRPLEELGFYNPRTDEVRLDVPGIVKRLQQGAQPSDTVRRILVKANVFEQVSATPTAAS, encoded by the coding sequence ATGATCAAACTGCGCTTGAAGCGATTCGGTAAAAAACGGGAAGCAAGTTACCGCATTATCGCCATTAACAACCTCGCTCGCCGCGATGGTCGTCCCTTAGAAGAGTTGGGATTCTACAACCCCAGAACCGATGAAGTGCGACTAGATGTTCCCGGCATCGTCAAGCGACTACAACAAGGCGCTCAACCCAGTGACACCGTCCGTCGCATTTTAGTAAAAGCCAATGTTTTTGAACAGGTCAGTGCCACACCTACAGCCGCATCATAA
- a CDS encoding KH domain-containing protein, with translation MFLNRSVPHLQPHHNSGTISPTASPNYVGLVRFLVQPFLESPETLSVDCEISQALNRAWIRIAFESTDKGKVFGRGGRNIQAIRTVIAAAAAATGQSVYLDIYGSTTPGREGMSFDEETEERSPPPTRREPRGNDGPKPIVKPRLR, from the coding sequence ATGTTTTTGAACAGGTCAGTGCCACACCTACAGCCGCATCATAATTCGGGAACAATATCCCCAACAGCTAGTCCCAACTATGTTGGGCTGGTTCGGTTTTTAGTGCAGCCGTTTTTGGAATCTCCAGAAACTTTAAGCGTCGATTGTGAAATTTCTCAGGCCCTCAACCGGGCTTGGATTCGCATCGCCTTTGAAAGCACGGATAAAGGGAAAGTGTTTGGTCGAGGGGGACGCAATATTCAGGCGATTCGTACAGTAATTGCCGCAGCCGCAGCCGCAACTGGGCAATCAGTATATCTGGATATCTACGGCAGCACTACGCCGGGCCGCGAGGGTATGTCTTTTGATGAAGAGACAGAAGAGCGATCGCCACCGCCGACTAGGAGAGAACCGCGTGGAAATGATGGGCCTAAACCCATTGTTAAGCCCCGCCTCCGCTAG
- a CDS encoding PhoH family protein, translated as MAGALTIQLPNIPSAIALAGDREENLKMLSRQTGATLVLRGQELVISGTEGQIDLASRLVRSLEDLWIKGNTISSADILTARQAIDSDRQGELQDLQRNVLAKSRRGEEVRAKTFRQRQYIDALRRRDLTFGIGPAGTGKTYLAVVVAVQALLANEFEKLILTRPAVEAGEKLGFLPGDLQQKVNPYLRPLYDAIYEFIDPEKVPSLMERGVIEVAPLAYMRGRTLNNAFVIVDEAQNTTPAQMKMVLTRLGFRSRMVITGDMTQTDLPLHQQSGLGVALQILKHVEGIAFCEFSQKDVVRHPLVQRIVAAYEQYEK; from the coding sequence ATGGCAGGTGCCTTAACAATTCAGCTGCCCAATATTCCCAGTGCGATCGCTCTTGCGGGAGATAGAGAAGAAAATCTCAAAATGCTATCTCGGCAAACAGGAGCCACTTTAGTGCTACGCGGACAGGAATTAGTGATTTCTGGTACTGAAGGGCAAATTGATCTGGCTTCTCGATTAGTGCGATCGCTTGAAGACCTCTGGATAAAAGGCAATACTATTTCCAGTGCCGATATTTTAACAGCTCGTCAAGCCATAGATAGCGATCGGCAAGGGGAACTACAAGATTTACAGCGAAATGTCCTCGCCAAAAGTCGCCGGGGCGAAGAAGTCCGTGCCAAAACCTTCCGCCAGCGTCAATATATTGATGCACTCCGTAGACGTGATCTCACCTTTGGTATTGGGCCTGCTGGTACTGGTAAGACTTATCTCGCTGTCGTTGTCGCCGTGCAAGCACTTCTTGCTAACGAGTTTGAAAAGCTAATTTTAACTCGCCCTGCCGTCGAAGCTGGTGAAAAACTTGGTTTTTTGCCTGGAGACTTACAGCAGAAAGTTAATCCCTATCTTCGCCCACTTTACGATGCTATTTATGAATTTATCGACCCAGAAAAAGTACCCAGCTTAATGGAACGCGGTGTAATTGAAGTCGCACCACTCGCCTATATGCGGGGACGCACCCTCAATAACGCTTTTGTAATTGTGGATGAAGCGCAAAATACTACACCCGCTCAAATGAAAATGGTTTTGACTCGTTTGGGTTTCCGTTCTCGGATGGTGATTACAGGCGACATGACACAAACAGATTTACCACTTCACCAACAATCTGGTTTAGGAGTAGCTTTACAAATTTTAAAACACGTTGAAGGCATTGCCTTTTGCGAATTTTCCCAAAAAGATGTCGTGCGCCATCCTTTAGTTCAGCGCATTGTTGCTGCTTATGAACAATACGAAAAATAG
- a CDS encoding ChuX/HutX family heme-like substrate-binding protein, giving the protein MATTLKEFLEACETLGTLRLIVTSSAAVLEARGKIEKLFYAELPKGKYANMHTEGFEFHLNMDKITQVKFETGEAKRGNFTTYAIRFLDEKQEPALSLFLQWGKPGEYEPGQVEAWQTLKEKYGDVWQPLPAEI; this is encoded by the coding sequence ATGGCCACAACATTGAAAGAATTTTTAGAAGCTTGTGAGACTTTAGGAACTTTGCGTTTAATTGTTACTAGCAGTGCTGCTGTATTAGAAGCACGAGGCAAAATAGAAAAGTTATTTTATGCAGAATTACCTAAAGGTAAATATGCGAATATGCATACTGAAGGCTTTGAATTTCACTTGAATATGGACAAAATCACTCAGGTGAAATTTGAAACAGGTGAAGCGAAAAGAGGCAATTTTACAACCTATGCTATTCGGTTTTTAGATGAGAAACAAGAGCCTGCTTTAAGCTTGTTTTTGCAATGGGGTAAACCTGGCGAATATGAACCAGGACAGGTGGAAGCTTGGCAGACTCTAAAAGAGAAATATGGTGACGTTTGGCAGCCTTTACCAGCAGAAATTTAA
- a CDS encoding carbon dioxide-concentrating mechanism protein CcmK — protein MTLALGMIEVYGVPTAVEVGDAMCKAARVTLVGYENTDLGQITVLIRGVVGEVNVAVTAGLKAVLRVNGGEVISYHIIPRPHENLEYVLPIHRSVNVEQFGADIRFPAPLSV, from the coding sequence ATGACATTGGCACTAGGCATGATTGAGGTTTATGGCGTTCCCACAGCAGTGGAAGTGGGAGATGCTATGTGTAAAGCTGCTCGTGTAACCCTTGTTGGTTATGAAAATACTGATTTGGGACAAATTACCGTGTTAATTCGGGGGGTTGTGGGCGAGGTAAATGTGGCAGTGACAGCAGGACTAAAGGCGGTGCTGCGAGTTAACGGTGGCGAGGTGATTTCTTATCATATTATTCCGCGCCCTCACGAAAATTTAGAATATGTTTTACCGATTCATCGCAGCGTTAATGTGGAGCAGTTCGGTGCAGATATCCGATTTCCTGCACCCCTATCAGTTTAG
- a CDS encoding DUF6816 family protein translates to MLTIKAIWSFWLLLLFLLWGGDALAGELSERLANFPQWEKLTSVQSASGDLVYPEWMAGSWQVTSTLVDLAAPLAPDIITPGFEGNRRQLNQPVSFVVRFVKEQPYLSGLKILPQIDKKSPILVADRAFNSLNLARAYLGDEAVLLVKVDPDSPNRQITFLRSSRQLVSIVTARATETTPDGKFITTEVFQQLFKGGSRPYLNSVESTTAYHKLATANPAIEADQVTAVYLSPQDPDYFKAGSRPVALYRYRLEFIPAQMPTTPKE, encoded by the coding sequence ATGCTTACAATAAAGGCGATTTGGAGTTTTTGGTTGCTGCTTTTATTCCTTTTGTGGGGTGGCGATGCTCTTGCAGGAGAGTTATCTGAACGGTTAGCAAATTTTCCTCAATGGGAAAAATTAACTTCCGTACAATCGGCTTCGGGTGATTTGGTTTACCCTGAATGGATGGCTGGTTCTTGGCAAGTTACAAGTACTTTGGTAGATTTAGCTGCACCTTTAGCACCAGATATCATAACGCCAGGATTTGAAGGTAATCGCCGACAATTAAATCAGCCTGTGAGTTTTGTAGTAAGATTTGTCAAAGAACAACCATATCTTTCTGGGTTAAAGATATTACCTCAGATAGATAAAAAATCCCCAATTCTAGTAGCAGATAGAGCGTTTAATAGCTTGAATTTGGCAAGAGCTTATTTAGGGGATGAAGCAGTGTTATTAGTGAAAGTAGATCCAGATTCACCTAATCGTCAGATTACGTTTTTGCGTAGCAGTCGCCAACTAGTTTCCATTGTGACTGCACGGGCTACAGAAACTACCCCTGATGGCAAGTTCATCACTACAGAAGTGTTTCAACAACTATTTAAAGGTGGTTCACGCCCCTATTTAAACTCTGTAGAATCTACCACCGCTTATCATAAACTTGCAACAGCTAATCCGGCAATTGAAGCAGATCAAGTTACTGCTGTCTATCTTTCGCCCCAAGATCCAGATTACTTTAAAGCTGGTTCTCGACCAGTTGCTCTCTATCGCTATCGCCTAGAATTTATCCCCGCACAAATGCCTACTACTCCAAAGGAGTGA
- a CDS encoding ABC transporter ATP-binding protein: MAKFQDIVNYFRSYWKQSVFSITASSIYEVIDLVVPYAIGQILNVLSNQPLDKPLQSAIATFSDITNYPVNKTLSLGVLLGLIFVVTVVRAPTQPWLTNWFHWDIAFRSRREKNETAIAKVLTLPLEFYDENNPGRIAGRVARGISNHTFSYPEVAGQLIPKLARVLGIFVFILFIEWRIAILYLISFVIILSFSLKSLQQLIRYESRLDKYGEDTESRTSELITNIKTVKAFATEARELKRQKQRLDRELMVLDYRIHKGYTILGTWQRTVIQFCVFTILGLTLAATLNGRISIGHFVMTLTLSSMAYAELEPISNLAEIFARRYSPMLRFHEFLQEPTPSDSASLLEESNQTESPYKFTGKVELSHLTFGYDANRQVLQDINLLIEPYQTVALVGRSGSGKSTLVKLLLRYFEPQAGQILIDGQDIRTLNVGKYRRRLAIVHQEVDVFNGTILDNLTYGRPNASLEQVQEACRIARVDEVVQHLPKGYYTVVGERGVRLSGGQRQRLGIARALLVEPDVLIFDEATSSLDYESERSIQLAMRSIQGTCTTIVIAHRLSTVREADKIVVLEQGKIVEVGSHDELLRHEGIYRRLHSLQETGELLS, translated from the coding sequence ATGGCCAAATTTCAAGATATTGTCAATTACTTTCGCTCTTATTGGAAGCAGAGTGTTTTCAGTATTACAGCATCTAGCATTTACGAAGTTATTGATTTAGTTGTACCTTACGCGATCGGGCAGATTTTAAACGTTTTGTCTAATCAACCTTTGGATAAACCACTTCAAAGTGCGATCGCAACTTTTTCGGACATCACCAATTACCCAGTTAATAAAACTCTATCTTTGGGTGTATTACTGGGTTTAATTTTCGTTGTGACGGTAGTCAGAGCGCCCACACAACCTTGGTTAACCAATTGGTTTCATTGGGATATAGCCTTCAGGTCGCGTCGAGAGAAAAACGAAACAGCGATCGCTAAAGTTCTTACTCTTCCACTAGAATTTTATGATGAAAATAACCCTGGACGCATTGCCGGAAGAGTAGCTAGAGGTATTTCCAATCACACTTTTAGTTATCCTGAAGTTGCCGGACAGTTGATTCCTAAACTGGCTCGTGTGCTGGGGATATTTGTGTTTATTTTGTTCATTGAGTGGCGGATTGCAATTTTATATCTAATTTCCTTTGTAATTATTCTCAGCTTCAGCTTGAAAAGTTTACAACAGCTAATTAGGTACGAAAGTCGTCTGGATAAGTATGGAGAGGACACCGAAAGCCGCACTTCCGAATTAATCACCAATATCAAAACGGTGAAAGCATTTGCTACAGAAGCTAGGGAACTGAAGCGGCAAAAGCAACGTTTGGATCGTGAACTAATGGTGCTTGATTATCGTATCCACAAAGGTTATACGATACTGGGTACTTGGCAAAGAACCGTAATTCAGTTTTGTGTATTTACAATTCTGGGTTTGACTTTAGCAGCAACACTAAATGGGAGAATTTCTATCGGTCACTTTGTCATGACCTTAACTCTTTCTAGCATGGCTTATGCCGAATTAGAACCCATTAGTAATTTGGCAGAAATTTTTGCCCGTCGTTATTCTCCTATGCTGCGGTTTCACGAATTTCTGCAAGAGCCAACTCCATCTGATTCAGCTAGTCTTTTAGAAGAGAGCAACCAGACAGAATCTCCATATAAATTTACTGGAAAAGTTGAGTTGTCCCACCTGACTTTTGGATATGATGCTAACCGTCAAGTTTTGCAAGATATTAACTTGTTGATTGAGCCATACCAAACAGTGGCATTAGTGGGGCGTTCCGGTTCTGGTAAGTCTACTTTAGTGAAATTGCTGTTGCGATATTTTGAACCTCAAGCAGGTCAAATTCTGATTGATGGCCAAGATATTCGGACTTTGAATGTGGGTAAATATAGACGAAGGCTAGCGATCGTTCACCAAGAAGTAGACGTTTTTAACGGTACTATATTGGATAACCTCACCTACGGCAGACCAAATGCTAGTTTGGAGCAGGTTCAAGAAGCCTGTAGAATTGCCAGAGTCGATGAAGTAGTGCAGCACTTACCAAAAGGTTATTACACCGTCGTGGGAGAACGAGGTGTCAGACTATCTGGAGGACAAAGACAACGGTTAGGAATTGCTAGGGCGTTGTTAGTAGAACCAGACGTACTGATTTTTGACGAAGCCACCTCTAGTTTAGATTATGAGTCTGAGCGTTCAATTCAGCTAGCGATGCGATCAATTCAGGGTACTTGCACCACCATTGTTATTGCCCACCGTTTAAGTACAGTGAGGGAAGCCGATAAAATTGTAGTTCTTGAGCAAGGAAAGATTGTAGAAGTGGGTAGCCACGATGAACTCTTGCGTCACGAGGGGATTTATCGCCGCTTGCACTCCCTGCAAGAAACAGGAGAACTCCTGAGTTAG